A segment of the Trifolium pratense cultivar HEN17-A07 linkage group LG7, ARS_RC_1.1, whole genome shotgun sequence genome:
TTAGCCCTGCGGCATACTGTGGGTTGTAAATAGGATCAGTCTCAGAGGTCTTGCTGAAGTTGAAGAGCCTATTGCTAAACTGTTTGCAGTGAGAGAATCCTATTGTGTGTCCACCAGCTAGAGCCACCATCTCTTGCACGGTAAACCCTTTTGAAGTGAAAATGTCTATCACCTAGCACAGTCACAAATTCATAGTTTTAAGTTAGTACAATAAACATATAAAGAATTAATCAAACTATATTGGTGTAATATTGTTGAGATCTATTAAATGTGATGTGAGTTAAGTCTTACATTGGTTGGAAGAGTTGCGTTTGAACactataagtgagatgacccataaacctaatacCTTAAGGTGTTGGGGGAAAGTGTAGTGTTAAAGTTATGGTTGCGCAATGTCCAATATGCTGACCCAACCCAGTGAGACTCTCCCTCACAGCCTAACAAATACTCcatccggtcctatatataaggaaaagtttactttttagattcattaaaagttgatgtatctagactataatgttgtctagatacatcaactttacaattaatctaaataataaactttttttttaatatataggaCTGGAGGGACTATTTACCAAGATAGGTGAGACATACTCTACCCCTTGATGATTTGGGGTGTTTACCCAATAACCAACgagaacaatatatatatatatatatatatatatatatatatatatatatatatatatatatatatatatatatatatatatatatatatatatatatatatatatataaactttcaGTTAACGGACAAAATTGTAATATAACTATTtgataccaaaaaaattaatgaacaaTGTAATAGATTCTTCTCTAACCTGAGACATTGTCATAGTTGGTAATGGATATTTGTTTTCTGCGTCGATTGCTTTGGACTCTACACTGTCTTTTCGACCAAGGTCTAACTCATAGAATGGGCCGCCGACAGCAACAACAAGATCACGCGTCGTTGTGGCAAGTATGTCAGAACAAGAGACCACGCCGGGGCATTCCAACTCCAACATGTTCTTGGTACGCGTGATCATGTCAAAGCCATCTCCTGAGAGGGAGAGATTGATGTCTGCATCACGCTCCGCCTTGTTGAAGGAATTGGAGGTTACCAAGACAGAGGCATCACAACCTCCAATCAAACAGTCAGTGAAGAAGAGGCGGAGTGTGGCGCCCGCGGTGGAGGGTGTTGATTGCTGCTTGCTGGTCACGGTTTCCTTTACAATGTCTAAGAATTTTGGACATGATTTTTCATAATAGTTTGGGGTGAGTTGGGATTGTGTAAAGGGAAGTAGGGTTAGGTAGCATAAGAGGAAAATGtaagatttatatttataaatcatATCGTTGTTATTGTATTATTACTATAAGTATTCTTTTTTGGGTTGGAGAGGATAACGAAAATTGAAAGGTGTTTAAAATTTGTGTCAAAATTGCTCACTTGAAGAAATGGTTAttatttgtttgattaaatttaAGAAGATGAATGAGATTCATGTAATATTTGGTATTGTGTGAAGGAAATATGGAGAACAAATGGTAGTGATTATATGTGGAAGAGAGGATTCAAAGGGAGGTGATGGTTATTTTAAGAGAGGCTTGTATATGTTTTTCTCTTCCATTGGTTGTAGACAAACCAGTCAATCTTGAGGTCTAAATTCAATATAGATAATAGAACACTTATTGGTTATTAAATTTCATGATTGTAATTaagtgattaaaattataataacgtgaatatttattttatatcagTAAGGGTCAAAGCCCAGAAAAGAAACAAACCTACCGCTACAAGGGAATCAATCGAGGGATAATGAACCCccattacataaaaaaaagtgCTAGTATGATCCAACGTGCAACCCATATTTGTCGAAACATCTGCACACTAATTTAGCTTTTCTATAAGTGTGAGCAGATTTTCACTTCCCAATGTAACTCGTTAAGTCTCCTGTTCTTAAACTTAATCCAATATATATTCAGAtatattgctaaaaaaaaatcctctcaGAGTTCAATTAGAACTACATTCATCCATAACGATCAAATCAATTGACAGTCCCTCAATGCGTGCAACAGTGTTTCCTCCATATCGCCATATTGTACTGTAATGTAATTTGTTAGCAACATGTCAGTCATCTTGAACCAACCAAATGAAAGTACTTAATTCTCCTCTCTAATACATGGAGCTGCCAAATGTCCAACCAGCCATTCTCTTCATCTGCATGCAGTACCGAAATTGTAACAGAAAAATGTTTCCTGTTACATCAGTTCCAGTTTTAAAATTTGATTCATTAGTTGCAGCAGGAGTTAAACTCGCGCACAGTCACTTTacacaaactaactaacttaaTAACTTATAGAAGAATTCTGTGTTTATTTCATGTAGCACAATGCTCAATATATACACGGTACAACTTCTGTTTCATATCAGAATTGCTAAACAATTGCCTAGTTTATCTCCTTAAACTATGCCTACAATAGCTTGGTCAAAGGTATAACAAATCACCTAATTAATATACCTAATCAATATACAATACAGAATATGACAGTTAACAATACActtaatgaaatatattttatttccttattaCCCGCACTCAAGTTGGTGCATGTGGACTCCAAATGCCCACAAGGCATGAAACTGAACGCGACCCAAAGCTTTAGTAAATGTATCTGCAAGTTGTGCATGAGTAGGAACATAAGACGGTTGCAGATTGCGACGCACAAT
Coding sequences within it:
- the LOC123895321 gene encoding uncharacterized protein LOC123895321, with the protein product MSEQETTPGHSNSNMFLVRVIMSKPSPERERLMSASRSALLKELEVTKTEASQPPIKQSVKKRRSVAPAVEGVDCCLLVTVSFTMSKNFGHDFS